In Bacteroides cellulosilyticus, the genomic stretch GAATTCTGGAACGTCAAGGGGCGTAAGCGCCGTGCCCGTACGCTGGAAGTGTTGCGTGCATACGGGGACTCGGTAACGGTGCGGGGTAAAGAACCTGTCAAGGCGATTAAGAATTAAGGAAAAGATTTGTGATAGGGATAATTGTCTAATTCTTCATTTGTATAATTTGTGCACCCGGTTCTGCGTATATTGTATATTCGTATTTCCGGGTGCAGTTTTTATGACATATCGCCTTTTCTTCCGAACCTTTCGCCCTTTTTTCTTGTTTCTTCCTTAATAATACCTAAATGTAGGAGACTATGAACAGAATTACTTCCCTTTTCGGAATTCGATATCCAATAATCCAAGGTGGTATGGTTTGGTGCAGTGGTTGGCGCTTGGCGTCGGCAGTAAGTAATGCGGGTGGACTGGGCTTGCTTGGAGCAGGTTCCATGCATCCTGAAACGTTACGTGAGCATATCCGTAAATGCCATGCTGCTACACATAATCCTTTTGGAGTCAATATTCCATTGATGTATCCGCAGATTGAAGAAATCATGCAGATAGTGGTAGAGGAAGGAGTCAATATAGTTTTCACTTCCGCCGGAAGCCCTGCCAAATGGACGGGATGGCTGAAAGAGCGGGGAGTGACAGTGGTGCATGTGGTCAGTTCTTCCCGCTTTGCGATGAAAGCCGAAGAGGCGGGTGTGGATGCTGTTGTTGCTGAAGGTTTTGAAGCCGGCGGGCATAACGGAAGGGAAGAGACTACCACTTTGTGCCTGATACCTGCCGTGCGTGCCGCTACTACCTTACCATTGATTGCTGCTGGAGGAATTGCTACGGGTGAGGCTATGCTTGCTGCACGGGTGTTGGGAGCAGAAGGAGTACAAATAGGTACGCGCTTTGCATTGACTCAGGAAAGTTCAGCTCATGAATATTTCAAGGAATATTGTTTGCGTTTGCAGGAGGGGGATACCCGGCTACTGTTGAAGAAGCTTGCTCCGGTACGTTTGGTGCGGAATAATTTCCGTGACGCTGTAGAGGCAGCCGAAGCCGTGGGGGCTACGCAAGATGAACTTCGTATTCTTCTGGCTCATGGACGTGCCAAGAAAGGGATTTTCTATGGAGACCTGGAAGAGGGAGAACTGGAGATTGGCCAGGCTTCTGCACTACTTTACGGTAAACAGATAGAGACGGTTGCTGAGGTGATGCAGGAACTGACGGAAGGATATAGAAGAGCGTGGAATGCGCTAAAGGAATAAGAATTTAGCTATATGGGACGAATTTTTTGAATAGAGGGAATGAAATGCGTCCCAAACAAACCACTTTCTTACCGTCCAAAATAAAAAATGGGGCTGTACGTCAATTTGTACAGTCCCATTTTTATGTTTTCCGATTACGCCCCTATGATTTAGGTGTACCGGAATTATTTGTTGTACTAGTTGGATTTACGGTAGGATTTGCAGTTGGTGTTGCCGTAGCTGTGCTTGTTGTGCCTGCTGTTGCAGTGGCTGTTGCTGCGTTTGCTGCAACTTTTGGCTGTTCTTCCCAATGGAAGGGCTCGAAGTTAGTATTCGGATCAACCCAAGTCGGTTTCTTGCAAGCGTAAATGATGAACGGAGCTGCCACTACAACGATGGCACCGATAATCAATACGGAGAACCAAACTGTATTGCTACCCGTTGAAATCTGACTGGGCGGGATAAAGCTCAGGATGAATGCCAACAGAGAACCACAGAAACCGAGTCCGCCGATGAACCACATCAAACCGTTACCACCCTTACCGATACGGAACGGACGGTTCAACTTCTTCATCTTGTAACGCAATACGATAGCTCCTGTAAACATCAACATATACATGATAAGGTAAAGAACTACTGTCAACTGTGACAGGATCTGATAGAAACTCTGTACGGAAGGCATTACTACGAACAAGAGGCTCAATACTGTTACAGCACCACCTTGTACGAACAGGATGTTCTTCTGTACACCCAGTTTGTTTGTCTTCTGGAAGAACGGGGGCATGTAACCTGCCTTACCTACGGCAAAAATACCTTTGGACGGACCGGCAACCCAAGTCAATACACCTGCCAGCACACCGAATGCAAGAGCAATAGCGATGATCGGTGATAACCAGGAAGCATGGATGTACTTGAAGTAATTGTCGAAACCAACCAGCAAGCTTTGTGTCAGACTGATGTCTTTGGCCGGAATGATAACACCCAGTGCGAAAGTACCCAGCACGAAAATGATAACTGTGATAGCTGCACCGATAAATACTGCTTTCGGATAATTCTTGGAGGGGTTTTCCATATCCTTAACGTGGATACCGCCCATTTCCATACCGGCATAAAAGAGGAAGATACTTGCGGCGAGTACGACGTTGTCGAAGTTCGTCAGATCGGGGAAGAAGCTGCTGTGGAAGTCCAAATTGGAGTGTCCGCCTGTAGCCAGATAAATGATACCCAGGATAATCAGCAAGGCTGCCGGGATAATGGTACCAACCATACCACCGACTTTGGCAACTTTACCTACCCATCCCATACCTTTCAATGAGATGAAAGTGGCGAGCCAATAGATGATGAGCACTACGGCGAGTGTGTAGTACTTGTTACTTGCCAACGACATATCGTG encodes the following:
- a CDS encoding NAD(P)H-dependent flavin oxidoreductase; amino-acid sequence: MNRITSLFGIRYPIIQGGMVWCSGWRLASAVSNAGGLGLLGAGSMHPETLREHIRKCHAATHNPFGVNIPLMYPQIEEIMQIVVEEGVNIVFTSAGSPAKWTGWLKERGVTVVHVVSSSRFAMKAEEAGVDAVVAEGFEAGGHNGREETTTLCLIPAVRAATTLPLIAAGGIATGEAMLAARVLGAEGVQIGTRFALTQESSAHEYFKEYCLRLQEGDTRLLLKKLAPVRLVRNNFRDAVEAAEAVGATQDELRILLAHGRAKKGIFYGDLEEGELEIGQASALLYGKQIETVAEVMQELTEGYRRAWNALKE
- the gadC gene encoding putative glutamine/gamma-aminobutyrate antiporter GadC, giving the protein MANIKQTVKLGVFTLAIMNVTAVVSLRGLPAEAVYGMSSAFYYLFAAIVFLIPTSLVAAELAAMFQDKQGGVFRWVGEAYGKRLGFLAIWVQWIESTIWYPTVLTFGAVSIAFIGMNDAHDMSLASNKYYTLAVVLIIYWLATFISLKGMGWVGKVAKVGGMVGTIIPAALLIILGIIYLATGGHSNLDFHSSFFPDLTNFDNVVLAASIFLFYAGMEMGGIHVKDMENPSKNYPKAVFIGAAITVIIFVLGTFALGVIIPAKDISLTQSLLVGFDNYFKYIHASWLSPIIAIALAFGVLAGVLTWVAGPSKGIFAVGKAGYMPPFFQKTNKLGVQKNILFVQGGAVTVLSLLFVVMPSVQSFYQILSQLTVVLYLIMYMLMFTGAIVLRYKMKKLNRPFRIGKGGNGLMWFIGGLGFCGSLLAFILSFIPPSQISTGSNTVWFSVLIIGAIVVVAAPFIIYACKKPTWVDPNTNFEPFHWEEQPKVAANAATATATAGTTSTATATPTANPTVNPTSTTNNSGTPKS